A window from Culex pipiens pallens isolate TS chromosome 3, TS_CPP_V2, whole genome shotgun sequence encodes these proteins:
- the LOC120428965 gene encoding uncharacterized protein LOC120428965 produces the protein MKAFNNAHLWTVVAFLLALTVGGALGKRGIFSNVNPKGELSYFRGAIAPTDVLCLKFYIGKKTTLPLQVPVLTNLPLSAIKATAWEFNKIGFQMDVQIGGLGTMTTVLNFHGPDKALYPIEVECYCAAAPPAVP, from the exons ATGAAGGCATTCAACAACGCGCACCTCTGGACGGTTGTCGCCTTTCTTCTCGCACTGACCGTCGGTGGAGCGCTCGGCAAACGTGGCATCTTTTCCAACGTGAACCCCAAGGGAGAGTTGAGCTACTTTAGAGGGGCGATCGCACCGACCGATGTGCTGTGCCTTAAGTTCTATATCGGCAAGAAGACGACCCTGCCGCTGCAGGTTCCCGTGCTGACCAAT ctTCCTCTGAGTGCCATCAAGGCCACCGCGTGGGAGTTTAACAAAATTGGCTTCCAAATGGACGTTCAGATTGGCGGTTTGGGCACCATGACGACGGTTCTTAACTTCCATGGTCCGGACAAGGCACTGTACCCGATTGAGGTGGAGTGTTACTGTGCTGCTGCACCACCTGCTGTGCCATGa